The Parambassis ranga chromosome 19, fParRan2.1, whole genome shotgun sequence genome contains a region encoding:
- the ldhd gene encoding putative D-lactate dehydrogenase, mitochondrial yields MFFSLTPCLRLLTGRRCLLYCRSIVSENSDRRAAVDNAVSAFRSICGEDGISLGEAVREQHGKDESVHRCCPPDVVVFPRCVEEVSALAKVCHQHRLPIIPFGTGTGLEGGVGAVKGGVCFSLRNMDQVLDLHPEDFDVTVEPGVTRKALNTYLRDTGLWFPVDPGADASLCGMAATSASGTNAVRYGTMRENVVNLEVVLADGSIIHTAGKGRRPRKTSAGYNLTNLFVGSEGTLGIITKTTLRLYGIPEAMVSAVCSFPSVQEAVDSTVQILQAGVPIARIEFLDDVMIDACNRFSSLSYSVSPTLFLEFHGSEQSLEEQVSTTEDITQSNGGSDFQWARDAETRSRLWKARHDAWYAALALRPGCKAYATDVCVPLSRLPQIIVETKEDLIESRLTGPIAGHVGDGNFHCLMVVDPSDPDELHRVHLFTERLARRALAMDGTCTGEHGVGLGKQALLREEMGPLSIQVMQGLKDALDPLNLMNPGKILQQVEL; encoded by the exons ATGTTTTTTAGCCTGACACCATGTCTCCGGCTGCTGACAGGTCGCCGCTGCCTCCTGTACTGCCGCAGTATCGTATCAGAGAACAGCGACAGG AGGGCTGCTGTGGACAACGCGGTCTCTGCATTTAGGTCAATATGTGGTGAGGATGGCATCTCATTGGGTGAAGCTGTAAGGGAGCAACATGGAAAAGATGAATCTGTACACAG ATGTTGCCCTCCAGATGTAGTGGTGTTTCCACGGTGTGTGGAGGAGGTCAGCGCCTTGGCCAAGGTCTGCCACCAGCACCGCCTTCCCATCATCCCCTTTGGCACTGGGACAGGTTTGGAGGGAGGGGTCGGCGCTGTGAAG GGTGGTGTGTGCTTTAGTTTAAGAAACATGGACCAGGTCTTAGACCTCCACCCGGAGGACTTTGATGTAACAGTGGAGCCTGGAGTGACTCGAAAGGCCCTCAACACCTACCTGAGAGACACCGGCCTGTGGTTTCCAGTGG ATCCAGGAGCTGATGCTTCTCTGTGTGGCATGGCTGCAACAAGTGCATCCGGTACTAACGCAGTGCGTTATGGTACTATGAGGGAAAATGTTGTGAACCTGGAGGTGGTGCTGGCTGATGGGTCCATCATACACACTGCCGGGAAGGGCCGACGTCCCAG GAAGACGTCTGCAGGTTACAACCTGACAAACCTGTTTGTGGGGTCAGAGGGCACCCTGGGCATCATCACCAAGACGACATTACGTCTGTACGGCATCCCAGAGGCCATGGTGTCAGCTGTCTGCTCTTTTCCCTCTGTCCAAGAAGCTGTGGACAGCACTGTGCAGATTCTGCAGGCTGGCGTACCCATCGCTCGCATCG aGTTTCTGGACGATGTGATGATTGATGCATGCAACAGGTTCAGCTCTCTGTCCTACTCTGTCAGCCCCACTCTGTTTCTGGAGTTCCACGGCTCAGAACAAAGCCTCGAAGAACAAGTCAGTACAACTG AGGACATCACTCAGAGTAATGGCGGTTCAGATTTTCAGTGGGCTCGAGATGCTGAAACACGGAGTCGGTTGTGGAAAGCTCGTCACGATGCCTGGTATGCTGCTCTGGCTCTCCGACCCGGCTGCAAG gcctacgctacagatgtgtgtgtccctctgtctcgaCTACCTCAGATCATTGTAGAAACGAAGGAGGACCTGATCGAGAGCAGACTGACAG GTCCAATAGCGGGTCATGTGGGTGATGGAaacttccactgtctgatggtgGTGGATCCCAGTGACCCGGACGAGCTGCACAGAGTCCACCTGTTCACAGAAAGACTGGCTAG GCGAGCTCTGGCCATGGACGGCACCTGTACTGGGGAACATGGAGTGGGATTAGGAAAGCAAGCTCTGCTCCGCGAGGAGATGGGACCTCTGTCCATCCAGGTTATGCAGGGTCTTAAGGATGCTCTCGATCCACTGAACCTAATGAATCCTGGGAAAATCCTCCAACAGGTTGAGCTGtaa
- the LOC114452291 gene encoding 5-hydroxyisourate hydrolase-like: protein MSSPLTTHVLNTGDGIPAARMALSLHRLDSKLMVWTMLSVGTTNEDGRCPGLISQEAFVPGMYKLRFETGSYWESLGQTAFYPYVEVVFTISDMQQRFHLPLLMSRFSYSTYRGS from the exons ATGTCCAGCCCCCTCACCACTCATGTGCTTAACACTGGCGATGGCATCCCAGCTGCCAGGATGGCCCTCAGCCTGCACAGACTGGACTCCAAGCTAATGGTCTGGACCATGCTGAGCGTAGG GACAACAAATGAAGATGGCCGCTGTCCTGGTCTCATCAGCCAAGAAGCTTTCGTCCCCGGCATGTACAAACTGCGCTTTGAGACGGGTTCATACTGGGAGAGCCTGGGTCAGACTGCCTTCTATCCCTATGTAGAG GTTGTGTTTACCATCAGTGACATGCAGCAGAGGTTTCACCTCCCTCTGCTTATGAGCCGCTTCTCCTACAGCACCTACAGAGGAAGCTGA